From Calonectris borealis chromosome 7, bCalBor7.hap1.2, whole genome shotgun sequence, one genomic window encodes:
- the SLF2 gene encoding SMC5-SMC6 complex localization factor protein 2 isoform X1 yields MAGAEAALRAGGRPAAAGASRCCSQLQPFSPGRARQRGCETAREPGGVPAARGGRYPPRLYSPQNQTITEFFKPVLNQDLGRKDRTVLCSPDRGNVKDAGIGLSVLRTECFEKKISSPKKVRRKKMPDQTPNTSPVLDAFRRGIKEKKDSVNTLENGRACKALDSLYPKVVIQKLLITAGSRSCFLAKKDKTVKSEQGRNEKCLGVTRAPLSCGNSWEQKIDCMDLEDTSSDSDKWVSSSEADTRKGCARNNGTANNTSLCQNAGLPLKLPCTPTDSEFRLSLEALRRERKRKKHRMKQSKPHPVKPFSGTSLSHQGNGCPLRKISHSGSRETASGRSSADNTELIKQSDDPSQPKPKQVSKHEASPPNALRMSSEVAAGMRKSQSVPSRCLRFKMSSGRSKQTDFSGKRKRTAMSVDADSSNQSELPSLNDPAFGRSSAKCKNRRSDFVKNILLKSTCGDVLQLMEAAALPRHDSTLPEEYLNSSDENEKNNCSSVGLSPSYSAHSPGKNNHISAVDTKENQLQVANSHFFLEKSLSFSQEKSTVWPSLHHLTQTKGVESHLQNAGLPQVLDAKKEQNGKRPEGRAHNKAYSIQSSNSFSKTKDKTSENASDSCSVEGSGKPALSEETGKSVPCSLSFKEGCMDSNLMSSQLSGELKVESTYTDKSKLNGKAKSSFDSEDESLECSLDDDDNDEEEVFMPLQEILSSSPKPQAGTLEDSFSQDTVTPLLKLHLSKPPVVSQVSYVNSLEHLLKEKEESKRVDELEKRLQEDLQGRETSSSDGEDEENANGDENLSEEHRAFIKRFSVIAHAIPDYHPGEDIFDLSTSGKIFSQHNLDLRNFHFIPQNPIEKLLLTSDVTQQLSLAVNGFLSSAYSCILCPIPILKWLFQMISVHPDYCVSTQILDRLMEITLKNASISDEQSKPWIPSLADVSAVFVNMGVAFRSLFPLQHLQPNFNECDILSQMQETVSKQQPRGDLTSASPAFSSLPENNLINVIKFLGFCTTVIQGGYTDQEILLLLLLLFKISLEKQLKQIPLIDFQCLFIKLLISIKDWDTKMPELCLAVSELSSHHHNLLWLVQLVPSWIIRGREVRRRLSLVIISKLLNKKIIEIPDDSDKQMCLLHQFLVYMKPSNLLKKMREGLEQQNADGDHLHTELEQEAYYLIYILLHLVSEASFFDVVNSNQRQHLLKLCGALDKHIKCDIREDARLFYRTKVKDLVARIYGKWQDMIQTTRPTQGKLHDFWEPDS; encoded by the exons acCTTGGCCGTAAAGACAGAACTGTGTTGTGCTCACCAGATAGAGGAAATGTAAAAGATGCAGGAATCGGACTGTCAGTTTTACGCACtgaatgttttgaaaagaaaatatcttctcCAAAGAAggtcagaagaaaaaagatgccagaccaaacaccaaacacaagTCCTGTGTTAGATGCCTTTCGGAGaggaattaaagagaaaaaggacagtgTAAACACTTTGGAGAATGGCAGAGCATGCAAGGCCCTGGATTCATTGTACCCAAAagttgtgattcaaaaactcctTATTACCGCAGGGTCTCGCAGCTGTTTCTTGGCCAAAAAGGATAAAACTGTCAAGTCAGAACAGGGAAGAAATGAGAAGTGTCTAGGTGTAACAAGAGCACCATTGTCTTGTGGAAATAGTTGGGAACAGAAAATTGACTGTATGGATCTAGAAGACACTAGTTCAGACTCTGACAAATGGGTTTCATCGTCAGAAGCTGATACTCGAAAAGGCTGTGCTAGAAATAATGGCACTGCAAACAACACCTCTCTGTGCCAAAACGCAGGGCTTCCCCTGAAATTGCCCTGCACTCCAACTGACTCTGAATTTAGGTTGTCACTGGAAGCTCTCCGCAGAGAAAGGAAGCGGAAGAAACATAGAATGAAACAATCTAAGCCACATCCGGTAAAGCCATTCTCAGGAACAAGCCTATCACATCAG ggAAATGGATGtcctttaagaaaaatatcacaTTCTGGTTCAAGGGAGACTGCCTCAGGTAGAAGCAGTGCTGATAATACGGAATTAATTAAACAATCAG ATGACCCATCTCAACCAAAGCCAAAGCAGGTTTCAAAACACGAGGCATCTCCTCCAAATGCACTGAGAATGTCATCTGAGGTGGCCGCTGGTATGCGGAAGAGCCAGTCTGTTCCTTCACGCTGCCTTAGATTTAAGATGTCTTCTGGGCGATCCAAACAAACAGActtttctgggaaaagaaaacGCACTGCCATGAGTGTGGATGCAGACAGTTCAAATCAATCTGAGTTACCAAGTTTGAATGACCCTGCTTTTGGTAGGTCAtctgcaaaatgcaaaaataggAGGTCTGACTTtgtaaaaaatatccttttgaagTCTACTTGTGGTGATGTTCTGCAACTAATggaggctgctgctctgcctaGACATGATTCTACTCTTCCAGAGGAATACCTCAACTCAAGcgatgaaaatgagaaaaataattgttcctCTGTAGGTTTGTCACCTTCATATTCTGCACACAGTCCTGGTAAAAATAACCACATTTCTGCTGTGGATACCAAAGAGAATCAATTGCAGGTGGCTAACTCACACTTTTTCTTGGAAAagtccctttctttttctcaggaaaaaagtaCTGTGTGGCCTTCTCTCCACCACTTAACACAAACAAAAGGTGTGGAATCTCATCTCCAGAATGCTGGCTTACCTCAGGTATTGGATGCTAAGAAGGAGCAAAATGGGAAAAGACCAGAAGGACGTGCACACAACAAAGCCTACAGTATTCAATCCAGCAacagtttttcaaaaacaaaagacAAGACTTCAGAAAACGCTTCTGATTCTTGTTCAGTGGAAGGTTCTGGGAAACCTGCACTCTCAGAAGAGACTGGTAAAAGTGTTCCCTGTTCGTTGTCTTTTAAAGAAGGGTGCATGGACAGCAACCTTATGTCTTCACAACTCTCAGGTGAGTTAAAAGTTGAAAGCACCTATACAGACAAGTCCAAGTtgaatggaaaagcaaaaagcagctttgATAGTGAAGATGAGAGTTTGGAATGCAGTCTAGATGATGATGACAATGATGAAGAAGAAGTATTCATGCCACTGCAAGAAATTCTGTCTTCAAGTCCTAAGCCACAGGCAGGAACCCTGGAAGACAGTTTTTCTCAGGACACCGTGACTCCATTACTGAAGCTTCAT CTTTCTAAGCCTCCTGTTGTTAGCCAGGTGTCATATGTGAACAGCTTAGAACATCtcttgaaggagaaagaagaatctaaaag GGTAGATGAACTAGAAAAGCGGTTACAGGAAGACTTACAAGGAAGGGAAACTAGTTCTTCAGATGGAGAAGATGAGGAGAATGCCAATGGAGATGAAAATCTCTCAGAAGAGCACAG GGCGTTTATAAAGAGATTTTCAGTAATAGCTCATGCCATACCTGACTACCATCCTGGAGAAGATATATTTGATTTATCAACCTCTGGGAAAATCTTCAGTCAACATAACCTTGACTTGAGGAATTTTCATTTCATCCCTCAAAATCCTATAGAAAAGCTCCTTCTTAC CTCTGATGTAACACAGCAGCTTTCTTTAGCTGTTAATGGTTTTCTAAGTTCCGCTTACAGTTGCATCTTGTGTCCCATACCAATTCTAAAGTGGCTTTTCCAG ATGATATCTGTTCATCCTGACTATTGTGTTTCCACCCAGATTTTAGACAGATTGATGGAGATAACACTAAAAAATG CTTCCATCAGTGATGAACAGTCTAAACCATGGATTCCTTCACTAGCTGATGTGTCAGCTGTTTTTGTCAATATGGGTGTTGCGTTTAGATCTCTCTTTCCATTGCAACATCTTCAGCCCAACTTTAACGAGTGTGATATTTT AAGTCAGATGCAAGAAACAGTGAGTAAACAACAGCCAAGAGGAGACCTAACCTCTGCCAGTCCAGCCTTCTCCAGTCTACctgaaaacaatttaattaaTGTGATTAAG tttctaggTTTCTGTACAACAGTAATTCAAGGTGGATATACAGATCAAGAAATATTGTTGCTGCTTCTATTGCTATTTAAAATAAGCTTGGAGAAACAGTTAAAGCAAATTCCTTTGATAGATTTTCAGTGCCTTTTCATAAAGCTTCTGATAAGTATAAAAGACTGGGATACAAAG ATGCCTGAGCTCTGCCTGGCAGTGAGTGAACTCTCCAGTCATCACCATAATCTCCTGTGGCTAGTTCAGCTGGTGCCTAGCTGGATAATACGTGGACG gGAAGTAAGAAGACGTCTTAGCCTAGTGATAATTTCAAAGCTTCTTAATAAAAAGATTATAGAAATACCTGATGACAGTGACAAGCAG ATGTGTCTTCTGCATCAGTTTCTGGTGTACATGAAACCTTCTAATCTACTAAAGAAGATGAGAGAAGGGCTAGAGCAGCAGAATGCCGATGGAGACCACCTTCATACAGAACTAGAACAGGAG GCGTACTACCTAATCTACATCCTCCTTCATCTAGTCAGTGAAGCTAGTTTCTTTGATGTTGTAAATTCTAATCAAAGG CAACACTTACTGAAGCTTTGTGGTGCCTTAGATAAGCACATAAAATGTGATATTAGGGAAGATGCAAGGCTGTTTTATCGAACTAAG GTAAAAGACTTAGTTGCTAGGATATACGGCAAATGGCAAGATATGATACAAACCACTCGGCCTACTCAG GGAAAGCTGCATGATTTCTGGGAGCCAGATTCATGA